One window of the Pseudochaenichthys georgianus chromosome 21, fPseGeo1.2, whole genome shotgun sequence genome contains the following:
- the LOC117466711 gene encoding kelch-like protein 9 isoform X2 produces MGGIGDDSGSSRLSRTFSRLSRHQSRDPPRPPAQPGRLPAQQDDRPPPPPDPEPAPAPAPAPLPTPVAAAPKRPDKATKPKLPPRPLSKVFSSDEHGSAVLQGFDAFRADETLCDVVLVPGDSSDTFPVHRVIMASSSDYFKAMFTGGMREQEMREIKLHGVTKLGLKNIIDFIYTSKVNLDMVNLQETLEAANFLQVMPVLSFCNQLLSSEITIDNCGEVERIATDLLLKDLQLNIGEFVRQNLSALVECGRYLQLSEASMANALAKNSLQGFSELELYHIAKGWLEYDYPTRRSSVYGLMRHIRFPLMSPSELIQISQDDEEGEESMMRSDTACVNLLLEASNYQMMPFMQPALQTERTQIRSDDTHILALGGVMRQQLVVSRELRLYDEKSGIWRALKPMEVPRYQHGVALLGGFLFIVGGQSTYDTKGKTAIDTAYRYDPRFDKWLQIASLNEKRTFFHLSALKGKLFAVGGRNTSGEIDTVECYNLRKNEWTFVTNMVEPHYGHAGTVHGNLMYISGGITRDTFQKELWCYDPAADTWSRRSDMMELRGLHCMCTAGERLYVMGGNHFRGSSDYDDVLGCEFYSPDTDQWSVVAPMPRGQSDVGVTVFGGQIYVVGGYSWNSRCMVDIVQRYDPEKDVWERVFNVLEPLGGIRACTMTVHLPEGSVDEAQIQECPLPTDKS; encoded by the exons ATGGG ggGAATTGGAGATGACAGCGGTTCGTCGAGGCTGAGCCGTACATTCTCTCGTCTGAGCAGACATCAGTCCCGGGATCCACCGAGACCTCCAGCTCAGCCGGGGAGACTTCCTGCTcagcaag ATGACAGGCCTCCTCCTCCACCAGACCCCGAACCAGCTCCTGCTCCTGCTCCAGCTCCTCTACCTACACCTGTTGCAGCAGCACCTAAACGTCCAGATAAAGCCACAAAGCCCAAACTTCCCCCCAGACCGCTGTCCAAGGTGTTCAGCAGCGATGAGCACGGATCTGCTGTGTTGCAG GGCTTTGATGCTTTTCGGGCTGATGAGACACTCTGTGATGTCGTCTTGGTCCCTGGAGACAGCTCAGACACTTTCCCCGTGCACAGAGTCATCATGGCTTCATCCAGTGACTATTTCAAGGCGATGTTTACAG GAGGCATGAGGGAGCAGGAGATGAGAGAGATCAAGCTGCATGGAGTCACTAAACTGGGCTTAAAGAACATTATAGACTTCATTTACACATCCAAAGTCAACCTCGACATGGTTAATCTCCAGGAGACGCTGGAGGCGGCAAACTTCTTGCAGGTCATGCCCGTCCTGAGCTTCTGTAATCAGCTACTGAGCAGCGAG ATCACTATTGATAACTGTGGGGAGGTGGAGCGCATCGCCACAGACCTGCTTCTGAAGGACCTCCAGCTGAATATAG GTGAATTTGTGCGACAGAACCTCTCAGCGTTGGTAGAGTGCGGCCGCTACCTCCAGCTGTCTGAAGCCAGCATGGCCAACGCTCTGGCCAAAAACTCCCTGCAGGGTTTCTCTGAGTTGGAGCTTTACCACATCGCCAAAGGATGGTTGGAGTATGACTACCCCACCCGCCGCTCCTCTGTCTACGGCTTGATGCGCCACATTCGCTTCCCACTGATGAGCCCCAGCGAGCTGATTCAGATCTCCCAGGACGATGAAGAAGGAGAAGAGTCCATGATGCGCTCGGACACGGCCTGTGTGAACCTGCTTCTGGAGGCCAGCAACTACCAGATGATGCCTTTCATGCAGCCAGCCCTGCAGACCGAGCGGACTCAGATACGTTCAGACGACACACACATCCTGGCACTCGGAGGTGTGATGCGACAGCAGCTGGTGGTGAGCCGGGAGCTGAGGCTGTATGACGAGAAGAGCGGCATTTGGAGGGCCCTGAAGCCCATGGAGGTCCCACGGTACCAGCATGGCGTGGCTCTGCTCGGAGGTTTCCTCTTTATTGTTGGAG GCCAGAGCACTTATGACACCAAAGGTAAGACGGCCATAGACACCGCTTACCGCTACGACCCGCGCTTCGACAAATGGCTTCAGATCGCTTCACTCAACGAGAAGAGGACCTTCTTCCACCTGAGCGCTCTGAAGGGGAAACTGTTTGCAGTGGGAGGAAGGAATACATCAGGGGAGATCG ACACGGTGGAGTGCTACAACCTGAGGAAAAATGAGTGGACATTTGTGACCAACATGGTGGAGCCTCACTATGGCCACGCTGGAACGGTTCACGGGAACCTCATGTACATCTCAG GTGGCATCACCCGCGACACCTTCCAGAAGGAGCTCTGGTGCTACGACCCCGCCGCCGACACGTGGAGTCGCCGCTCCGACATGATGGAGCTGCGCGGCCTTCACTGCATGTGCACGGCGGGAGAAAGACTCTACGTGATGGGAGGGAATCACTTCAGAGGCAGCAGCGACTACGACGACGTGCTGGGCTGCGAGTTCTACAGCCCGGACACCGACCAGTGGAGCGTGGTGGCTCCGATGCCTCGGGGCCAGAGCGATGTGGGGGTGACGGTGTTTGGCGGGCAGATCTACGTGGTGGGCGGGTACTCCTGGAACAGCAGGTGCATGGTGGACATTGTGCAGCGGTACGACCCGGAGAAGGACGTCTGGGAGCGGGTCTTCAACGTgttggagcctcttggggggatCAGAGCCTGTACGATGACCGTTCATCTGCCCGAGGGGTCGGTGGACGAGGCTCAGATTCAGGAGTGCCCTCTGCCCACAGACAAGAGCTGA
- the LOC117466711 gene encoding kelch-like protein 9 isoform X1, with translation MGGIGDDSGSSRLSRTFSRLSRHQSRDPPRPPAQPGRLPAQQVDDRPPPPPDPEPAPAPAPAPLPTPVAAAPKRPDKATKPKLPPRPLSKVFSSDEHGSAVLQGFDAFRADETLCDVVLVPGDSSDTFPVHRVIMASSSDYFKAMFTGGMREQEMREIKLHGVTKLGLKNIIDFIYTSKVNLDMVNLQETLEAANFLQVMPVLSFCNQLLSSEITIDNCGEVERIATDLLLKDLQLNIGEFVRQNLSALVECGRYLQLSEASMANALAKNSLQGFSELELYHIAKGWLEYDYPTRRSSVYGLMRHIRFPLMSPSELIQISQDDEEGEESMMRSDTACVNLLLEASNYQMMPFMQPALQTERTQIRSDDTHILALGGVMRQQLVVSRELRLYDEKSGIWRALKPMEVPRYQHGVALLGGFLFIVGGQSTYDTKGKTAIDTAYRYDPRFDKWLQIASLNEKRTFFHLSALKGKLFAVGGRNTSGEIDTVECYNLRKNEWTFVTNMVEPHYGHAGTVHGNLMYISGGITRDTFQKELWCYDPAADTWSRRSDMMELRGLHCMCTAGERLYVMGGNHFRGSSDYDDVLGCEFYSPDTDQWSVVAPMPRGQSDVGVTVFGGQIYVVGGYSWNSRCMVDIVQRYDPEKDVWERVFNVLEPLGGIRACTMTVHLPEGSVDEAQIQECPLPTDKS, from the exons ATGGG ggGAATTGGAGATGACAGCGGTTCGTCGAGGCTGAGCCGTACATTCTCTCGTCTGAGCAGACATCAGTCCCGGGATCCACCGAGACCTCCAGCTCAGCCGGGGAGACTTCCTGCTcagcaag TAGATGACAGGCCTCCTCCTCCACCAGACCCCGAACCAGCTCCTGCTCCTGCTCCAGCTCCTCTACCTACACCTGTTGCAGCAGCACCTAAACGTCCAGATAAAGCCACAAAGCCCAAACTTCCCCCCAGACCGCTGTCCAAGGTGTTCAGCAGCGATGAGCACGGATCTGCTGTGTTGCAG GGCTTTGATGCTTTTCGGGCTGATGAGACACTCTGTGATGTCGTCTTGGTCCCTGGAGACAGCTCAGACACTTTCCCCGTGCACAGAGTCATCATGGCTTCATCCAGTGACTATTTCAAGGCGATGTTTACAG GAGGCATGAGGGAGCAGGAGATGAGAGAGATCAAGCTGCATGGAGTCACTAAACTGGGCTTAAAGAACATTATAGACTTCATTTACACATCCAAAGTCAACCTCGACATGGTTAATCTCCAGGAGACGCTGGAGGCGGCAAACTTCTTGCAGGTCATGCCCGTCCTGAGCTTCTGTAATCAGCTACTGAGCAGCGAG ATCACTATTGATAACTGTGGGGAGGTGGAGCGCATCGCCACAGACCTGCTTCTGAAGGACCTCCAGCTGAATATAG GTGAATTTGTGCGACAGAACCTCTCAGCGTTGGTAGAGTGCGGCCGCTACCTCCAGCTGTCTGAAGCCAGCATGGCCAACGCTCTGGCCAAAAACTCCCTGCAGGGTTTCTCTGAGTTGGAGCTTTACCACATCGCCAAAGGATGGTTGGAGTATGACTACCCCACCCGCCGCTCCTCTGTCTACGGCTTGATGCGCCACATTCGCTTCCCACTGATGAGCCCCAGCGAGCTGATTCAGATCTCCCAGGACGATGAAGAAGGAGAAGAGTCCATGATGCGCTCGGACACGGCCTGTGTGAACCTGCTTCTGGAGGCCAGCAACTACCAGATGATGCCTTTCATGCAGCCAGCCCTGCAGACCGAGCGGACTCAGATACGTTCAGACGACACACACATCCTGGCACTCGGAGGTGTGATGCGACAGCAGCTGGTGGTGAGCCGGGAGCTGAGGCTGTATGACGAGAAGAGCGGCATTTGGAGGGCCCTGAAGCCCATGGAGGTCCCACGGTACCAGCATGGCGTGGCTCTGCTCGGAGGTTTCCTCTTTATTGTTGGAG GCCAGAGCACTTATGACACCAAAGGTAAGACGGCCATAGACACCGCTTACCGCTACGACCCGCGCTTCGACAAATGGCTTCAGATCGCTTCACTCAACGAGAAGAGGACCTTCTTCCACCTGAGCGCTCTGAAGGGGAAACTGTTTGCAGTGGGAGGAAGGAATACATCAGGGGAGATCG ACACGGTGGAGTGCTACAACCTGAGGAAAAATGAGTGGACATTTGTGACCAACATGGTGGAGCCTCACTATGGCCACGCTGGAACGGTTCACGGGAACCTCATGTACATCTCAG GTGGCATCACCCGCGACACCTTCCAGAAGGAGCTCTGGTGCTACGACCCCGCCGCCGACACGTGGAGTCGCCGCTCCGACATGATGGAGCTGCGCGGCCTTCACTGCATGTGCACGGCGGGAGAAAGACTCTACGTGATGGGAGGGAATCACTTCAGAGGCAGCAGCGACTACGACGACGTGCTGGGCTGCGAGTTCTACAGCCCGGACACCGACCAGTGGAGCGTGGTGGCTCCGATGCCTCGGGGCCAGAGCGATGTGGGGGTGACGGTGTTTGGCGGGCAGATCTACGTGGTGGGCGGGTACTCCTGGAACAGCAGGTGCATGGTGGACATTGTGCAGCGGTACGACCCGGAGAAGGACGTCTGGGAGCGGGTCTTCAACGTgttggagcctcttggggggatCAGAGCCTGTACGATGACCGTTCATCTGCCCGAGGGGTCGGTGGACGAGGCTCAGATTCAGGAGTGCCCTCTGCCCACAGACAAGAGCTGA
- the hsd3b1 gene encoding hydroxy-delta-5-steroid dehydrogenase, 3 beta- and steroid delta-isomerase 1: MSLRGEVCVVTGAGGFLGKRLVRLLLEEEKLAEIRLLDKHVQPQLLQSLEDCRGETTLSVCEGDIRDADFLRKSCRGASIVFHVASIIDVNDSVEYREIYGVNVKGTQLLLEACVQENVVSFIYTSTIEVMGPNSKGDPIFNGCEDMEYSCALKFAYSRTKQEAEQRTLQAHGEMLHNGGRLATCALRPMYIYGEGCRFLLGHMGDGIKNKNVLYRMSKPEAKVNPVYVGNVATAHLQAARSLKDPQKRNAIGGKFYFISDDTPHISYSDFNYVVMSPLGFNIQEKLMFPLLLLYLVCFLMEMLCLMVRPVVRIVPPLNRQLVTMLNTPFSFSYQKAKDDLGYSPRFTWEEARQRTVEWLASELPRERERIRAK, from the exons ATGTCTCTGAGAGGCGAGGTGTGTGTCGTGACGGGAGCTGGAGGGTTTCTGGGGAAGAGGCTGGTgaggctgctgctggaggaggagaaGCTGGCTGAGATCCGACTGCTGGACAAACACGTGCAGCCACAGCTTCTACAGTCTCTGGAGG ACTGTCGAGGCGAAACAACGCTGAGTGTTTGTGAGGGAGACATCAGAGACGCTGATTTCCTGAGAAAAAGCTGTCGAGGTGCATCGATCGTCTTCCACGTCGCATCCATTATTGATGTTAATGACTCGGTGGAGTACCGTGAGATATACGGGGTCAATGTCAAAG GAACGCAGCTGCTCCTGGAGGCTTGTGTTCAGGAGAACGTTGTGTCCTTCATCTACACGAGCACCATCGAGGTGATGGGACCAAACTCTAAAGGTGACCCAATATTCAACGGCTGCGAGGACATGGAGTACTCCTGCGCTCTGAAGTTCGCCTACAGCAGGACGAAGCAGGAGGCGGAGCAGCGGACGCTCCAGGCCCACGGAGAGATGCTCCACAACGGGGGCCGCCTGGCCACCTGCGCCCTCAGACCCATGTACATCTACGGGGAGGGCTGCCGCTTCCTGCTGGGCCACATGGGCGACGGCATAAAGAATAAAAACGTTCTTTACCGCATGTCCAAACCAGAAGCTAAAGTGAATCCGGTGTACGTCGGTAACGTGGCTACGGCCCACCTCCAAGCAGCCCGCAGCCTCAAAGATCCACAGAAGAGAAACGCTATCGGAGGAAAGTTTTACTTCATTTCCGACGACACACCACACATAAGTTACTCAGATTTTAACTATGTTGTGATGTCGCCTCTGGGCTTCAACATCCAGGAGAAGCTGATGTTCCCGCTGCTCCTGCTCTACCTGGTGTGCTTCCTGATGGAGATGCTGTGCCTGATGGTCCGACCCGTCGTACGCATCGTGCCACCGCTGAACCGGCAGCTGGTCACCATGTTGAACACGCCCTTCAGCTTCTCCTACCAGAAGGCCAAGGACGACCTGGGATACTCCCCCAGGTTCACGTGGGAGGAGGCCCGCCAACGCACCGTCGAGTGGCTCGCCTCAGAGCTgcccagagagagggagaggataaGGGCAAAGTAA